A portion of the Syngnathoides biaculeatus isolate LvHL_M chromosome 7, ASM1980259v1, whole genome shotgun sequence genome contains these proteins:
- the ephx4 gene encoding dihydrolipoyllysine-residue acetyltransferase component of acetoin cleaving system isoform X1: MARPPRTLLPPLLVRLALRLRLCAYWSLVGAFCALCGAAALLRLCWSAIARPSATFRWTPREAPPACLHDTSLGTHCYVRIKDSGLRFHYVAAGERGKPLMLFLHGFPEFWFSWRYQLREFKSEFRVVAVDMRGYGESDLPLAVDCYRPELLLADVKDIVEHLGYNRCFLVGHDWGGTIAWLFAINYPEMVAKLIVLNCPHPSVHAGPEGLVHQPQHRNGPEWKMADGGGAGSVPVRAVAAWSFDGCAQLLQKCFQLSAVEPQPGAVAGAAAVGRARRLRRAGDGGGVPGAHPQPLPPQCHLGGQPLAAAGPARHRQHAHVDLPQGGRRAQGSQELTDAGRAMTPVVRFEAHTEQRTHDTVLHLPLRNHPDIVMLATPQCRARVHPGRKHEDRRPP, from the exons ATGGCGCGACCACCGCGCACATTGCTGCCTCCGCTGCTGGTCCGGCTGGCGCTGCGCCTGCGACTTTGCGCCTACTGGTCGCTCGTCGGCGCCTTCTGCGCGCTGTGCGGCGCCGCGGCGCTGCTGCGGCTCTGCTGGAGCGCCATCGCGCGGCCGTCGGCCACGTTCCGCTGGACGCCGCGCGAGGCGCCGCCGGCGTGTCTGCACGACACATCCTTGGGTACGCACTGCTACGTGCGCATCAAG GACTCGGGCCTGAGGTTTCACTACGTGGCGGCGGGCGAGCGTGGGAAGCCCCTGATGCTCTTCCTGCACGGATTCCCCGAGTTCTG GTTCTCCTGGCGCTACCAGCTGCGCGAATTCAAGAGCGAGTTCCGCGTGGTGGCGGTGGACATGCGAGGCTACGGCGAGTCGGACCTGCCGCTGGCCGTGGACTGCTACAGGCCCGAACTGCTGCTCGCCGACGTCAAGGACATCGTGGAGCATCTCG GGTACAACCGTTGCTTCCTGGTGGGTCACGACTGGGGCGGCACCATCGCGTGGTTGTTCGCCATCAACTATCCGGAGATGGTCGCCAAGCTCATCGTCCTCAACTGTCCTCACCCGTCTGTCCACGCAG GCCCTGAAGGCCTTGTTCACCAGCCGCAGCACCGGAATGGCCCGGAATGGAAGATGGCTGACGGCGGAGGAGCTGGAAGCGTACCTGTACGCGCTGTCGCAGCCTGGAGCTTTGACGGCTGCGCTCAACTacttcagaaatgttttcag CTCTCTGCCGTTGAGCCGCAACCAGGTGCGGTCGCCGGTGCTGCTGCTGTGGGGCGAGCGCGACGCCTTCGCCGAGCAGGAGATGGCGGAGGCGTGCCGGGTGCACATCCGCAACCACTTCCGCCTCAATGTCATCTCGGGGGCCAGCCACTGGCTGCAGCAGGACCAGCCCGACATCGTCAACACGCTCATGTGGACCTTCCTCAAGGAGGGCGACGGgcgcaagggtcacaggaacTGACGGACGCTGGCAGAGCGATGACCCCGGTCGTCCGTTTCGAAGCGCACACTGAGCAAAGGACGCACG ATACCGTCCTCCATCTGCCGTTGCGTAATCATCCAGACATTGTCATGTTGGCCACTCCACAATGTCGTGCTCGTGTACATCCCG GAAGGAAACATGAAGATCGAAGACCACCTTGA
- the ephx4 gene encoding epoxide hydrolase 4 isoform X2, with the protein MARPPRTLLPPLLVRLALRLRLCAYWSLVGAFCALCGAAALLRLCWSAIARPSATFRWTPREAPPACLHDTSLGTHCYVRIKDSGLRFHYVAAGERGKPLMLFLHGFPEFWFSWRYQLREFKSEFRVVAVDMRGYGESDLPLAVDCYRPELLLADVKDIVEHLGYNRCFLVGHDWGGTIAWLFAINYPEMVAKLIVLNCPHPSVHADYALRHPSQMLKCSHFFFFQLPRLPELMLSIDDFKALKALFTSRSTGMARNGRWLTAEELEAYLYALSQPGALTAALNYFRNVFSSLPLSRNQVRSPVLLLWGERDAFAEQEMAEACRVHIRNHFRLNVISGASHWLQQDQPDIVNTLMWTFLKEGDGRKGHRN; encoded by the exons ATGGCGCGACCACCGCGCACATTGCTGCCTCCGCTGCTGGTCCGGCTGGCGCTGCGCCTGCGACTTTGCGCCTACTGGTCGCTCGTCGGCGCCTTCTGCGCGCTGTGCGGCGCCGCGGCGCTGCTGCGGCTCTGCTGGAGCGCCATCGCGCGGCCGTCGGCCACGTTCCGCTGGACGCCGCGCGAGGCGCCGCCGGCGTGTCTGCACGACACATCCTTGGGTACGCACTGCTACGTGCGCATCAAG GACTCGGGCCTGAGGTTTCACTACGTGGCGGCGGGCGAGCGTGGGAAGCCCCTGATGCTCTTCCTGCACGGATTCCCCGAGTTCTG GTTCTCCTGGCGCTACCAGCTGCGCGAATTCAAGAGCGAGTTCCGCGTGGTGGCGGTGGACATGCGAGGCTACGGCGAGTCGGACCTGCCGCTGGCCGTGGACTGCTACAGGCCCGAACTGCTGCTCGCCGACGTCAAGGACATCGTGGAGCATCTCG GGTACAACCGTTGCTTCCTGGTGGGTCACGACTGGGGCGGCACCATCGCGTGGTTGTTCGCCATCAACTATCCGGAGATGGTCGCCAAGCTCATCGTCCTCAACTGTCCTCACCCGTCTGTCCACGCAG ACTACGCCTTGCGCCATCCCAGCCAGATGTTGAAGTGcagccacttcttcttcttccagctGCCTCGCCTGCCCGAGCTCATGCTCTCAATCGACGACTTCAAG GCCCTGAAGGCCTTGTTCACCAGCCGCAGCACCGGAATGGCCCGGAATGGAAGATGGCTGACGGCGGAGGAGCTGGAAGCGTACCTGTACGCGCTGTCGCAGCCTGGAGCTTTGACGGCTGCGCTCAACTacttcagaaatgttttcag CTCTCTGCCGTTGAGCCGCAACCAGGTGCGGTCGCCGGTGCTGCTGCTGTGGGGCGAGCGCGACGCCTTCGCCGAGCAGGAGATGGCGGAGGCGTGCCGGGTGCACATCCGCAACCACTTCCGCCTCAATGTCATCTCGGGGGCCAGCCACTGGCTGCAGCAGGACCAGCCCGACATCGTCAACACGCTCATGTGGACCTTCCTCAAGGAGGGCGACGGgcgcaagggtcacaggaacTGA
- the brdt gene encoding bromodomain testis-specific protein isoform X4 — translation MAQTLEKLFLLEVSKMPKDECEVLQSAAKEAAKGKKSSAGSTNSRPEVVLQQTVTIIPSDAPRPVLPVHMSAQLDGSGSVSGKLKNIKRKLEVVPSAVTSGAGEMAASCGSSVRTGSGRPIKAPKKDLSDLEDKRPKLSEPLRHCNGILKEMLSKRHYAYAWPFYTPVDTVALALHDYHDIIKQPMDLSTIKKKMEQREYKAAREFAADVRLMFSNCYKYNAPAHEVVYMGRKLQEVFEARYAKVPQEPTQGCAAAPPRQLDKPKGDCVPSCSPSAASSSSEGEGESSSSDTDTSSEEVATQLANLEEKLKAVSDQLRRLTQDPLMKPKKKDKLKKKKAKEKDKLDKNNHNVEKIITSSAFHGNQKMAIRAGLTPLSCKEKQQLRLDLDALPAESLASVLKACDAPSADVEKLKTSSQRRLQSFLVGCQRKTCGGGEKLEKRVGATHWRKLKGARRLEVLCQRPSDAKKKKKKKAAGKQAASPDFVCSPALSSSSSPSSDSGRPSSAIKLQKSAKGQCKKAASSKLTQWGRCGNAHAPAAAAAVTLTKTKVHWGPQGGMTLPAPDLSPAVSPETVLVWATSGFQAPLLSPLKGGPLPIREHITCDSRCPQDVPESQVADVSSSSNSPNVQTLQEKTPKKDIVLKNAESWARLVRQSAAVPAAIKSSKESFQQFRKAAMEKEEREKVLKKKKLTDVPEKSSSSDKNPPPSKVDLSSPGAAVPLAEEPTTSPPGTPLGSAQSPSSRARMLARKKEQERRRREAMFCIDMTMQHDIMTTFELNLD, via the exons ATGGCACAGACACTGGAGAAGCTTTTCCTGCTCGAAGTCTCCAAAATGCCCAAAGACGAATGCGAAGTCCTGCAAAGTGCCGCAAAGGAAGCGGCCAAAGGGAAGAAGAGCAGCGCTG GGTCGACGAATTCAAGACCCGAGGTGGTCCTCCAGCAGACGGTGACGATCATCCCATCGGATGCTCCTCGGCCGGTCTTGCCCGTGCACATGTCGGCTCAGCTGGATGGAAGTGGAAGTGTAAGTGGAAAA CTAAAAAATATCAAGAGAAAATTGGAGGTCGTCCCCTCGGCGGTCACCAGCGGTGCCGGCGAAATGGCGGCATCGTGCGGGTCATCCGTGAGGACGGGCAGCGGGCGGCCCATCAAGGCGCCAAAGAAAGACCTCAGCGACTTGGAGGACAAGCGGCCCAAACTGAGCGAGCCGCTGCGCCACTGCAACGGCATCTTGAAGGAGATGCTCTCCAAGAGGCACTACGCCTACGCGTGGCCCTTTTATACGCCCGTGGACACCGTGGCCCTGGCCCTGCACGACTACCACGACATCATCAAGCAGCCCATGGACCTGAGCACCATCAAG aaaaaaatggagcagcGCGAGTACAAAGCCGCGAGGGAGTTTGCTGCCGACGTCAGGCTGATGTTCTCTAACTGCTACAAGTACAACGCCCCTGCACACGAGGTCGTCTACATGGGCCGGAAGCTGCAG GAGGTTTTCGAGGCGCGCTACGCTAAAGTTCCGCAGGAGCCGACGCAGGGATGCGCGGCGGCGCCGCCTCGTCAGCTCGATAAGCCCAAAGGCGACTGCGTGCCAAGCTGCTCCCCCTCGgccgcttcctcttcctccgagGGCGAGGGCGAGAGCTCTTCTTCTGACACGGACACTTCGTCAGAGGAGGTCGCCACGCAACTGGCCAACCTGGAGGAGAAG CTGAAAGCGGTGAGTGACCAGCTGAGGAGACTCACGCAGGACCCCCTGATGAAACCCAAGAAAAAGGACaagttgaagaagaaaaaagccaaagaaaaggacaaattggacaaaaacaacCACAACGTGGAGAAAATCATCACGAGTTCTGCTTT TCACGGCAACCAGAAAATGGCGATCCGGGCCGGGCTGACACCACTGAGCTGCAAGGAGAAGCAGCAGCTCAGGCTGGATTTGGACGCCCTGCCCGCGGAGAGCCTGGCGAGCGTTTTAAAGGCCTGCGACGCCCCGTCGGCGGACGTGGAGAAACTGAAGACGTCCTCGCAGCGGCGCCTGCAGAGCTTTCTGGTGGGTTGTCAGAGGAAGACGTGCGGCGGCGGGGAAAAGCTGGAGAAACGCGTGGGGGCGACACATTGGCGGAAGTTGAAGGGCGCGAGGAGACTGGAGGTGCTCTGTCAACGGCCCTCTGatgcgaagaagaagaaaaagaagaaggcagCAG GTAAACAAGCTGCATCTCCCGACTTCGTCTGTTCGCCAGctctcagcagcagcagctcgcCGTCGTCCGACAGCGGTCGTCCGTCTTCTG CAATCAAACTCCAGAAGAGTGCGAAAGGCCAATGTAAAAAG GCTGCCAGTAGCAAGTTGACCCAATGGGGGCGCTGTGGTAACGCACACGCTCCTGCTGCAGCTGCTGCCGTCACACTAACAAAAACCAAAGTCCACTGGGGGCCTCAAGGCGGGATGACGCTGCCAGCTCCAG aCTTGTCCCCCGCGGTGTCCCCTGAAACTGTGCTTGTCTGGGCCACCTCTGGATTTCAG GCCCCCTTGCTGTCGCCGCTGAAGGGAGGTCCGCTGCCCATCAGAGAACACATCACATGCG ATTCTAGATGTCCTCAAGATGTTCCAGAGAGTCAAGTGGCTGACGTATCATCGTCTTCTAACTCTCCCAATGTGCAAACCCTACaggaaaaaacacccaaaaag GACATTGTTCTGAAAAACGCCGAGTCGTGGGCCCGACTGGTGAGGCAGTCGGCCGCCGTCCCCGCCGCCATCAAGTCGTCCAAAGAGAGCTTCCAGCAGTTTCGGAAGGCCGCCATGGAGAAGGAGGAGCGTGAAAAGgtgctgaagaagaagaagctgacgGACGTGCCGGAAAAGAG CTCCAGCTCAGATAAAAATCCGCCGCCGAGCAAAGTGGACCTTTCGTCACCCGGCGCCGCCGTCCCGCTCGCAGAGGAGCCGACGACGTCTCCCCCGGGGACCCCGCTCGGGAGCGCCCAGTCCCCCTCGAGTCGAGCGCGAATGCTGGCCAGAAAGAAGGAGCAGGAGCGGCGCAGGCGAGAGGCG ATGTTTTGCATCGACATGACCATGCAGCACGACATCATGACCACTTTTGAACTCAAcctggactaa